From Coffea arabica cultivar ET-39 chromosome 9c, Coffea Arabica ET-39 HiFi, whole genome shotgun sequence, one genomic window encodes:
- the LOC113708037 gene encoding protein THYLAKOID ASSEMBLY 8-like, chloroplastic isoform X1, translated as MCLSKMAAMAAIVSGAKTHSISPLLRRHLSSLFHPLSPAAPLLSQRQMFLGGVRRTQMAQQFVRFTHDGRPRGSLWRGKKMIGKEALFVILGLKKFKEDDEKLEKFVKNHVLRLLKMDMVAVLNELERQQEVSLAIKIFRVIQKQDWYKPDVYLYKDLIIALARSRKMEEAMELWESMRKEDLFPDSQTYTEVIRGFLRYGSPADAMNIYEDMKKSPEPPEELPFRILLKGLLPHPLLRNRVKQDFEEIFPDRHIYDPPEEIFGLR; from the exons ATGTGTCTTTCTAAAATGGCGGCTATGGCAGCCATAGTTTCAGGTGCAAAAACACACTCAATATCACCACTTCTAAGAAGGCACCTCTCGTCCCTTTTTCACCCTCTTTCTCCTGCAGCTCCGCTACTATCGCAACGGCAGATGTTTCTGGGCGGGGTCAGGAGAACCCAGATGGCCCAGCAATTTGTAAGGTTCACCCATGACGGTAGGCCAAGAGGGTCTCTTTGGAGAGGCAAGAAAATGATCGGCAAAGAAGCTCTGTTTGTGATATTGGGCTTGAAGAAATTCAAAGAGGACGATGAAAAGCTTGAAAAGTTCGTCAAAAATCACGTCCTGAGGCTTCTGAAGATGGACATGGTCGCTGTTCTCAATGAACTTGAACGCCAGCAAGAGGTCTCTCTAGCAATCAAG ATATTTAGGGTGATTCAGAAGCAAGACTGGTATAAGCCTGATGTCTATCTGTACAAGGATTTAATCATTGCATTGGCTAGAAGCAGAAAGATGGAAGAAGCAATGGAGCTATGGGAAAGCATGAGAAAGGAGGACCTGTTTCCTGATTCTCAGACATACACTGAAGTCATTCGAGGTTTCTTGAGATATGGATCTCCTGCTGATGCAATGAACATTTATGAGGACATGAAGAAGTCTCCAGAGCCACCAGAAGAATTGCCTTTCAGGATTTTGTTGAAAGGGCTGCTGCCGCATCCCCTCTTGCGGAACAGAGTCAAGCAAGATTTTGAGGAAATATTTCCTGACAGACATATTTATGATCCTCCTGAAGAGATATTTGGACTTCGTTGA
- the LOC113708037 gene encoding protein THYLAKOID ASSEMBLY 8-like, chloroplastic isoform X2 — protein sequence MCLSKMAAMAAIVSAPLLSQRQMFLGGVRRTQMAQQFVRFTHDGRPRGSLWRGKKMIGKEALFVILGLKKFKEDDEKLEKFVKNHVLRLLKMDMVAVLNELERQQEVSLAIKIFRVIQKQDWYKPDVYLYKDLIIALARSRKMEEAMELWESMRKEDLFPDSQTYTEVIRGFLRYGSPADAMNIYEDMKKSPEPPEELPFRILLKGLLPHPLLRNRVKQDFEEIFPDRHIYDPPEEIFGLR from the exons ATGTGTCTTTCTAAAATGGCGGCTATGGCAGCCATAGTTTCAG CTCCGCTACTATCGCAACGGCAGATGTTTCTGGGCGGGGTCAGGAGAACCCAGATGGCCCAGCAATTTGTAAGGTTCACCCATGACGGTAGGCCAAGAGGGTCTCTTTGGAGAGGCAAGAAAATGATCGGCAAAGAAGCTCTGTTTGTGATATTGGGCTTGAAGAAATTCAAAGAGGACGATGAAAAGCTTGAAAAGTTCGTCAAAAATCACGTCCTGAGGCTTCTGAAGATGGACATGGTCGCTGTTCTCAATGAACTTGAACGCCAGCAAGAGGTCTCTCTAGCAATCAAG ATATTTAGGGTGATTCAGAAGCAAGACTGGTATAAGCCTGATGTCTATCTGTACAAGGATTTAATCATTGCATTGGCTAGAAGCAGAAAGATGGAAGAAGCAATGGAGCTATGGGAAAGCATGAGAAAGGAGGACCTGTTTCCTGATTCTCAGACATACACTGAAGTCATTCGAGGTTTCTTGAGATATGGATCTCCTGCTGATGCAATGAACATTTATGAGGACATGAAGAAGTCTCCAGAGCCACCAGAAGAATTGCCTTTCAGGATTTTGTTGAAAGGGCTGCTGCCGCATCCCCTCTTGCGGAACAGAGTCAAGCAAGATTTTGAGGAAATATTTCCTGACAGACATATTTATGATCCTCCTGAAGAGATATTTGGACTTCGTTGA